From one Drosophila subpulchrella strain 33 F10 #4 breed RU33 chromosome 3L, RU_Dsub_v1.1 Primary Assembly, whole genome shotgun sequence genomic stretch:
- the LOC119553626 gene encoding peroxiredoxin 1: MRMLNLNQVAPDFTTNAVVAGGFRNFSLSDLRGRYVLLVFYPADFSYVCPTELQAFSDRAPEFRNVGCEVLACSTDSHFVHCAWMNTPRKSGGLGELDIPLLADKNMQIARDYGVLDEATGLALRALFIIDREGRIRQITVNDMGVGRSVDEALRLVQAFQFSDEFGEVCPANWRPGAKTMKADASGKEEYFKYAS; this comes from the coding sequence ATGCGGATGCTCAATCTTAACCAAGTGGCTCCTGACTTCACCACCAATGCAGTGGTAGCTGGTGGCTTTCGGAATTTTTCCCTATCGGACTTGCGGGGCAGATACGTACTTTTGGTATTCTATCCGGCGGACTTCTCCTACGTCTGCCCCACGGAGCTGCAGGCATTTAGCGACAGAGCTCCGGAATTCCGGAACGTGGGCTGTGAGGTCCTGGCCTGTTCGACGGACAGTCACTTTGTGCACTGTGCCTGGATGAATACGCCACGAAAGAGCGGGGGTCTGGGGGAGTTGGACATTCCCCTGCTGGCGGACAAGAACATGCAGATTGCCAGGGACTACGGGGTCCTCGACGAGGCCACAGGACTGGCTCTACGTGCCTTGTTCATCATCGATCGCGAGGGGCGCATTCGCCAGATCACCGTAAACGATATGGGCGTGGGTCGCAGTGTGGATGAGGCACTGCGTCTGGTCCAGGCCTTCCAGTTCAGCGATGAGTTCGGCGAGGTCTGTCCAGCCAACTGGCGTCCGGGAGCCAAGACCATGAAGGCTGATGCCTC